A window from Dehalobacter sp. DCA encodes these proteins:
- a CDS encoding glycoside hydrolase family 26 protein has translation MKSIITRVIAKKKFFFIIFFIVLVSLLIYGFVTKTPNSSPQTISVKGETNHEKSIEVERTTLIGAWLGTWPSKTEKNIESFNQLSNHHSDIIHTYVFTTQDMDDWESFMDYVHEQGAINLLTIMMRNSDNGEYSTVDVNNGRLDAYYTALAIQMKNWQGGSEIWIQPMYEANGYWFGWGIGNSGVNTNESFRMAFQRIVKIFRDNGAYNVKFVYNVNYGNNGEGASFMDAYPGDGYVDFVSIDGYNWGTSQTWSKWYSFRQTFDAAYEALVNGSNKPVIIAEVASAEKGGDKAAWISDMKKQIQSGAYPELIAVIWFNDYDKYQKVDWRIDSSDSSLAAYQR, from the coding sequence ATTATTTTTTTCATTGTCTTGGTTAGTTTGCTAATATATGGTTTCGTGACCAAAACACCAAATAGTAGCCCTCAGACTATCAGTGTGAAGGGGGAAACAAACCATGAAAAATCCATAGAAGTTGAACGAACCACGTTGATTGGGGCCTGGCTGGGAACCTGGCCTTCAAAGACGGAAAAAAATATAGAGTCTTTTAATCAATTGTCAAATCACCATTCAGACATCATTCATACCTATGTGTTTACGACACAAGACATGGATGACTGGGAGAGTTTCATGGATTATGTTCATGAACAAGGAGCAATTAATCTATTAACGATCATGATGAGGAACAGTGATAATGGTGAGTACAGCACGGTCGACGTTAATAATGGCAGGTTGGATGCCTATTATACCGCTCTTGCAATTCAAATGAAGAACTGGCAAGGAGGTTCAGAGATTTGGATTCAGCCTATGTACGAGGCCAATGGATATTGGTTTGGCTGGGGTATAGGGAATAGCGGCGTCAATACCAATGAATCCTTTCGAATGGCATTTCAACGAATTGTAAAAATATTTAGGGATAATGGCGCATATAATGTAAAATTCGTTTATAATGTAAATTATGGAAATAACGGAGAAGGTGCTTCGTTTATGGATGCTTATCCAGGAGATGGATACGTTGATTTTGTGTCAATAGATGGATACAATTGGGGAACATCTCAGACATGGAGTAAATGGTACAGTTTTCGTCAGACTTTTGATGCAGCATATGAAGCCTTGGTAAATGGTTCAAATAAACCCGTGATTATTGCTGAGGTTGCATCAGCAGAAAAGGGCGGAGATAAAGCTGCTTGGATCAGCGATATGAAAAAACAGATTCAATCGGGAGCATATCCGGAGTTGATTGCTGTAATTTGGTTTAATGATTACGACAAATATCAAAAGGTTGATTGGAGAATTGATTCTTCAGATTCTTCGCTTGCCGCTTATCAAAGATAA